In Methanonatronarchaeum thermophilum, a genomic segment contains:
- a CDS encoding nucleotidyltransferase family protein, giving the protein MVDRAVIPAAGKGTRLKPITDAIPKEMIRVGRKPTIEHVLTVLKKGGIKKVLIVVGRQKSAIIDYLGSGERLGIDVYYRVQEKPKGTAHAISLAKDFIQNDFVIMYGDNYITPYNTMEDIINYHKQKNSQGTLVLDKVEDPRRFGIVDIDQNGQVHGMIEKPTMKEAQPYKRNDHWLNIAGLMVMNPKIFEYIEQTTPGKQGELWLTDAIELMRKKENNLHGYIFNGTRYDIGTFESLKQADIQAQKNKK; this is encoded by the coding sequence ATGGTAGATAGGGCCGTAATACCAGCAGCTGGAAAAGGAACAAGACTAAAACCAATAACAGACGCAATACCAAAAGAAATGATAAGAGTCGGTAGAAAACCAACAATAGAACACGTACTAACAGTACTAAAAAAAGGCGGAATCAAAAAAGTATTAATCGTAGTAGGACGTCAAAAAAGCGCCATAATAGACTACCTAGGATCCGGAGAACGCCTAGGAATCGACGTATACTACCGCGTACAAGAAAAACCAAAAGGAACCGCCCACGCAATATCACTCGCAAAAGACTTCATACAAAACGACTTCGTCATAATGTACGGAGACAACTACATAACCCCCTACAACACCATGGAAGACATAATAAACTACCACAAACAAAAAAACAGCCAAGGAACACTCGTACTAGACAAAGTTGAAGACCCAAGACGGTTCGGAATCGTAGACATAGACCAAAACGGCCAAGTACACGGAATGATAGAAAAACCAACCATGAAAGAAGCCCAGCCATACAAAAGAAACGACCACTGGCTAAACATCGCAGGCCTCATGGTAATGAACCCAAAAATATTCGAATACATCGAACAAACCACACCCGGAAAACAAGGAGAACTATGGCTAACCGACGCAATAGAACTCATGAGAAAAAAAGAAAACAACCTACACGGATATATATTCAACGGCACCAGATACGACATAGGAACATTCGAATCACTAAAACAAGCCGACATACAAGCACAAAAAAACAAGAAATAA